A region from the Halomonas piscis genome encodes:
- a CDS encoding IS110 family RNA-guided transposase, with product MKQSNATNPVLVESEAAKRLNAVGSGHAAYIGLDVHKVSISVAVAEEGRQAPEFLGEIPNEPKAIDQLIRQMSERFAGQPLLFCYEAGPCGYGIYHQIQASGHDSEVVAPSLIPQRPGDRVKTDRRDAVLLARLSRAGELTAVWVPTAEQEAIRDLTRAREDMKAAELRARQRLNAFLLRHNKPYPGKSRWTAAHYRWLETVRFDSPIQQLVLQEYIENVREAERRVAGLEKQMRAALTEWSLAPVVEALMALRGVSLITAMTVLSELGDISRFDSPRQLMAYLGLVPSEHSSGGSRRQGGITKTGNGHVRRVLVESAWSYRYPARKTRIIQQRAERTSPMVQAIAWEAQKRLCGRYRRLAATGKAKQQVTTAVARELAGFLWAIACEAMGKPHGSRATA from the coding sequence TTCTTGTAGAAAGTGAAGCCGCAAAGCGGCTCAACGCCGTCGGCAGCGGCCATGCCGCCTACATCGGGCTGGACGTCCACAAGGTCAGCATCTCTGTCGCCGTTGCAGAAGAAGGTCGACAAGCGCCTGAATTCCTGGGGGAAATACCCAACGAGCCCAAGGCCATCGATCAGCTGATTCGGCAAATGAGCGAACGCTTTGCCGGGCAGCCGCTGCTGTTCTGCTACGAGGCGGGGCCATGCGGCTACGGCATTTATCATCAGATCCAGGCTAGCGGGCATGATAGTGAGGTGGTGGCGCCGTCGCTGATTCCCCAGCGGCCGGGGGACAGGGTGAAAACCGATCGACGAGACGCCGTGTTGCTGGCTCGCCTGTCACGTGCCGGGGAACTGACGGCCGTATGGGTGCCAACGGCTGAACAGGAGGCCATACGCGACTTAACACGGGCGCGAGAAGACATGAAGGCCGCCGAGCTCCGAGCACGGCAACGTCTCAATGCGTTCCTGTTGCGCCACAACAAGCCCTATCCCGGCAAGAGCCGTTGGACAGCAGCACACTACCGCTGGCTGGAAACCGTCCGATTCGACTCGCCCATTCAACAGCTTGTGTTGCAGGAGTACATCGAAAACGTCAGGGAAGCCGAGCGTCGTGTGGCCGGCCTGGAAAAGCAGATGCGAGCCGCGTTGACCGAGTGGTCACTGGCTCCCGTGGTGGAGGCGCTCATGGCGCTGCGCGGCGTCAGCTTGATCACCGCCATGACCGTGCTGTCCGAGCTGGGCGATATCAGCCGCTTCGACTCGCCCCGTCAGCTCATGGCCTACCTGGGCCTGGTGCCCAGCGAGCACTCCAGCGGCGGCAGTCGTCGACAAGGCGGGATCACCAAGACGGGCAACGGTCACGTCAGGCGTGTGCTGGTGGAGTCGGCCTGGAGCTATCGCTACCCGGCGCGCAAAACTCGTATTATCCAGCAGCGTGCCGAGCGAACGTCCCCGATGGTACAAGCCATCGCCTGGGAGGCGCAGAAACGCCTGTGCGGCCGTTATCGCCGGCTAGCCGCTACGGGGAAGGCCAAACAGCAAGTGACCACGGCGGTCGCTCGCGAGTTGGCGGGCTTCTTGTGGGCCATCGCCTGTGAAGCCATGGGCAAGCCCCACGGCAGTCGGGCCACGGCATAA